From one Eisenibacter elegans DSM 3317 genomic stretch:
- a CDS encoding pyridoxal phosphate-dependent aminotransferase: MTAPHTLLSARTQAMSESATLAMAKKARELAAQGVQVINLSLGEPDFQTPKHICEAAKKAIDEGYTKYPPVAGYADLRQAIAEKFARENQIHCEAKHIVVSTGAKQSLANLFLALVDEGDEVVIFAPYWVSYVEMVRMAGGTPVILESDLESGFKVSPDQLAQALSPRTKAVLYSSPSNPTGAVYSRSELEALAQVLEAHPQVLVIADEIYEHITFGERPFSMAAIPSMAERVATVNGLSKGFSMTGWRLGYMAAPAWLAEACEKIQGQITSGASSITQRAALAALQEDLTATYAMRDAYLRRRDLVISLCNAIEGIKTYVPDGAFYLFPEVDAFFGRRAGTYHIQNADDLCMYLLHEAHVSLVSGGAFGAPKCLRISFAASDEQIREAFARIARALAQLQ, translated from the coding sequence ATGACAGCGCCACATACCCTTCTTTCTGCCCGTACACAAGCCATGAGCGAATCGGCTACTTTGGCTATGGCCAAAAAAGCGCGCGAACTAGCCGCTCAGGGTGTTCAGGTTATCAATCTTAGCCTTGGTGAGCCCGATTTTCAGACTCCTAAGCACATTTGCGAGGCTGCCAAAAAAGCCATCGATGAGGGCTACACCAAATACCCTCCTGTGGCTGGTTATGCGGATTTGCGCCAAGCCATTGCTGAAAAATTTGCCCGTGAAAACCAAATTCATTGTGAGGCCAAACACATTGTAGTATCGACAGGTGCCAAACAATCGCTGGCCAATCTTTTTCTGGCCTTGGTAGACGAGGGCGATGAGGTCGTCATTTTTGCACCTTATTGGGTAAGCTATGTGGAGATGGTGCGGATGGCCGGAGGCACACCTGTGATTTTGGAGAGTGATTTGGAGAGCGGCTTCAAAGTCAGCCCCGATCAGTTGGCGCAAGCCCTCAGCCCGCGCACCAAGGCCGTGCTCTACTCATCGCCCAGCAACCCCACAGGAGCTGTATACAGCCGCTCAGAGCTAGAGGCCTTGGCTCAAGTATTGGAAGCTCATCCGCAGGTTTTGGTCATTGCTGACGAAATTTACGAACACATCACCTTTGGCGAGCGCCCCTTCAGTATGGCCGCTATCCCTAGTATGGCTGAGCGTGTGGCCACTGTCAATGGCTTGTCTAAGGGCTTTTCGATGACAGGATGGCGCTTGGGTTATATGGCTGCACCGGCTTGGTTGGCCGAAGCTTGCGAAAAAATCCAAGGCCAGATTACCTCTGGCGCTTCTTCTATCACCCAACGCGCTGCTCTAGCAGCCCTCCAAGAAGACCTGACTGCTACCTACGCCATGCGCGACGCTTACCTCCGCCGCCGCGACCTTGTGATTTCGCTTTGTAATGCCATTGAAGGTATCAAAACCTATGTTCCTGATGGTGCTTTTTACCTCTTCCCCGAAGTAGATGCCTTCTTTGGCCGCCGCGCAGGAACGTACCATATCCAAAATGCAGACGACTTGTGTATGTATTTGCTACACGAAGCACACGTTTCGCTAGTATCGGGTGGTGCCTTTGGTGCACCCAAATGCCTGCGAATCTCGTTTGCAGCTTCAGACGAGCAAATACGCGAAGCCTTTGCCCGCATCGCCCGCGCACTGGCTCAACTACAATAA
- a CDS encoding lipocalin family protein yields MKKFSTYVLVVMVALTTWACGGGNNGGGDQPAPSLSARLAGNTWQIQSANQTAPTTGTVTQSFLIQRIQFSADGNYTITEVGNNTRTGRWTATENTITITDPQSTWTAVTVNAQGNSFTATIPLGVDAGKTAGSSFNTAYTRQ; encoded by the coding sequence ATGAAAAAGTTCAGTACTTATGTATTAGTAGTTATGGTAGCCCTCACTACTTGGGCTTGTGGCGGTGGTAATAACGGTGGCGGCGACCAGCCTGCGCCTTCACTGTCTGCGCGCCTCGCAGGGAATACTTGGCAAATCCAATCAGCCAACCAAACAGCCCCCACAACTGGCACAGTAACCCAGTCTTTCCTTATTCAACGCATCCAGTTCAGCGCAGATGGCAATTATACCATCACCGAAGTAGGCAACAATACCCGTACAGGTAGGTGGACTGCTACAGAAAACACCATTACTATCACCGATCCCCAAAGTACTTGGACTGCTGTAACGGTAAATGCCCAAGGCAATAGCTTCACGGCCACTATCCCCTTGGGTGTAGATGCTGGAAAAACTGCCGGCTCTAGCTTCAATACTGCGTATACTAGACAATAG
- a CDS encoding NAD-dependent epimerase/dehydratase family protein: MENTRKTALLAGATGLVGSYLLTFLLEDEQYDRVVVLSRQALPHTHTKLSVQIVDFEELPQYSTQIQADDIFICLGITLKKAGSLANAYKVEFTYPHQLAQIAVQNGAKRLLYVSSIGANTTSKNYYLRTKGEIESALSALPFEAVHLLRPSILYGPRKEVRLGEDLAKVLSMAFEPFIPQKYKGIKAKTVAKYLQLAAHSPLEGVHLHESDRIRRIERRRFDALTAQEQTNYKAHL; the protein is encoded by the coding sequence ATGGAAAATACACGCAAAACCGCTCTTTTGGCCGGCGCTACCGGCTTGGTAGGCAGCTATTTGCTTACCTTCTTGCTCGAAGACGAGCAATATGACCGCGTGGTTGTTTTGAGTAGGCAAGCCCTGCCACACACACACACCAAGCTATCTGTTCAGATAGTCGATTTTGAGGAACTACCACAATACAGTACGCAGATACAGGCCGACGATATTTTTATCTGTTTGGGCATTACGCTCAAAAAAGCAGGCTCCCTAGCCAATGCCTACAAAGTAGAATTTACCTATCCACATCAATTAGCACAAATAGCAGTACAAAACGGTGCCAAACGACTACTCTATGTCAGCTCCATTGGTGCTAATACAACTTCCAAAAATTATTACCTGCGAACCAAAGGCGAGATAGAATCGGCTTTGTCGGCGCTCCCTTTTGAGGCTGTCCATCTCTTGAGGCCGTCCATTCTGTATGGACCTCGCAAAGAAGTACGCCTAGGTGAAGACCTTGCCAAGGTGCTCAGTATGGCATTTGAGCCGTTTATCCCCCAAAAATACAAAGGTATCAAGGCCAAAACTGTAGCCAAATACCTACAGCTGGCTGCCCATAGCCCGCTAGAAGGGGTACACCTCCACGAATCAGACCGGATACGCCGTATCGAGCGCCGCCGATTCGATGCCCTTACAGCCCAAGAGCAAACCAATTACAAAGCACATTTGTAA
- a CDS encoding serine/threonine protein kinase, which yields MIALGSQVLNYQIHQRLGDGGMGVVYLATHRKIGRKAAIKVLHPQFAQNPQIRQRFRNEAALLAQLDHPCVVKLYDYIEDEHGLCLIMEYIEGIDLDHYLKQVSGPIPEGRLVPLFNKILSAFDYAHQYGIVHRDIKPSNILITPNMGVKVLDFGIATIVNNAETALAAAGTRMGTVLYMSPEQVRGDFFDARSDIYSLGVTLFQMLTARHPYEDLHTEHQVFQKILQEPLPRAANFYPGVSAPMQQIIDIATAKNPDKRFPNCKAFAQAMRASQEQRFRIPSAAQTRPQPLPAWVGQAALAGLGVLLAAALWIGWGQEAWQNHYANTTARPNPTDQPVSSPDVSEPPHILAVKRRLEAFYAARETGDFEQVADFYAFPMERFMIYQNVRREEVRKVNDYYWSTRIKAEENIIDWDSFIYQQDEKGNHLVRVEVLYRCLLRAGNRWEEKREVRDLRLNPELRIYYIRSDELRTTADD from the coding sequence ATGATAGCTTTAGGCTCTCAAGTACTTAATTATCAAATTCACCAACGTCTGGGCGATGGCGGTATGGGAGTGGTATATTTGGCTACGCACCGCAAAATTGGGCGCAAGGCAGCCATCAAAGTACTTCATCCACAATTTGCACAGAACCCACAAATCAGGCAACGTTTTCGGAACGAAGCGGCGCTTTTGGCGCAGCTCGACCACCCTTGTGTGGTCAAGCTCTACGATTATATCGAAGATGAGCACGGCCTCTGCCTGATTATGGAATACATAGAGGGGATAGATCTTGACCATTACCTCAAACAGGTATCAGGGCCTATTCCGGAGGGGCGGCTAGTGCCCTTGTTCAACAAAATATTGAGTGCCTTTGATTATGCACATCAGTATGGCATTGTACACCGCGACATCAAACCCTCCAACATCCTGATTACGCCCAATATGGGGGTCAAAGTCTTGGATTTTGGAATTGCCACCATCGTCAATAACGCAGAGACGGCCTTGGCCGCCGCCGGCACACGTATGGGCACAGTATTGTATATGAGCCCAGAGCAGGTCAGAGGAGATTTTTTTGATGCCCGCAGCGATATTTACTCTCTTGGGGTTACGCTTTTTCAGATGTTGACGGCGCGCCACCCCTACGAAGACCTACACACGGAGCACCAAGTGTTCCAGAAGATTCTGCAAGAGCCACTGCCTCGGGCGGCCAATTTCTACCCCGGGGTGTCGGCACCGATGCAGCAAATCATTGACATTGCCACGGCCAAAAACCCTGACAAGCGCTTCCCCAATTGTAAGGCTTTTGCACAGGCGATGCGTGCTTCTCAAGAGCAGCGGTTTCGTATACCCAGTGCAGCCCAAACCCGCCCTCAACCGTTGCCCGCTTGGGTGGGGCAGGCCGCGTTAGCAGGGCTTGGGGTGCTGTTGGCTGCTGCCTTGTGGATTGGCTGGGGGCAAGAGGCTTGGCAGAATCATTATGCCAACACCACCGCCCGACCCAACCCTACCGACCAGCCTGTCAGCTCCCCCGATGTCAGTGAGCCACCACATATCTTGGCCGTCAAACGGCGATTGGAGGCTTTTTATGCCGCACGCGAAACCGGTGATTTTGAGCAAGTGGCTGATTTTTATGCCTTTCCTATGGAGCGGTTTATGATTTACCAAAACGTTCGTAGGGAAGAAGTCCGAAAAGTGAACGACTATTACTGGAGTACACGCATCAAAGCCGAAGAAAATATCATTGACTGGGATAGTTTCATCTACCAACAAGACGAAAAAGGAAACCACCTCGTCAGAGTAGAAGTTTTGTACCGTTGTTTGCTCCGAGCTGGCAACCGCTGGGAAGAAAAACGCGAGGTGCGCGACTTGCGTCTCAATCCTGAGCTTAGGATTTACTATATCCGTTCTGACGAATTACGGACAACCGCCGACGACTGA
- a CDS encoding hemolysin family protein: MSDYNIAWGIIITSLVLSALFSGSEIAFISSNKLYIALQRKKGAWAAYILERFTKTPSHFIATMLVGNTITLVVYGIFMASVLDPWLMTVLPLWANNDISVLVLQTLLSTLLVLVTAEFLPKSLFLISPNQVLNVLALPLMFFYTVLYPFVWLTMQFSKVLFRWVLRVEYTEDRPVFGLLDLNHYINNLSTASPNRENFAEEQPEVDTKLFSNALLLRTLRVRECMVPRPDITAVDVNEEVEYLKQTFVDSGHSKVLVYQESIDDIIGYCHSSQLFNRPQHIREILTPIIVVTESSPAEVALLKMISASKSLALVVDEFGGTAGIVSIEDIVEEIFGEIEDEYDNETLEEEQIDERTFIFNARLEVDYLNERYALNLPEGDYDTLSGLILYLHEDIPEAGVVINHEHFRLTILALEDNARISRVKLELLSEA; encoded by the coding sequence ATGAGCGATTACAACATAGCTTGGGGCATTATCATCACATCGCTTGTTTTATCGGCCTTATTTTCGGGTTCCGAAATTGCTTTTATTTCTTCTAATAAGCTTTACATCGCCTTACAACGCAAAAAAGGAGCTTGGGCGGCATACATCTTAGAACGCTTTACCAAAACCCCTTCGCATTTCATCGCCACGATGTTGGTAGGCAATACCATTACCCTAGTGGTGTATGGGATTTTTATGGCCTCGGTGTTAGACCCTTGGTTGATGACGGTATTGCCCTTATGGGCCAACAATGACATCAGTGTGTTGGTATTACAGACCTTGCTTTCTACCCTGCTGGTCTTGGTTACGGCAGAGTTCTTGCCCAAAAGCCTTTTCCTGATTAGCCCCAATCAAGTGCTCAATGTATTGGCCCTGCCCTTGATGTTTTTTTATACCGTCCTCTACCCTTTTGTTTGGCTGACAATGCAATTCTCCAAAGTGCTGTTCCGGTGGGTATTGCGGGTAGAATATACTGAAGACAGGCCTGTTTTTGGCTTGTTAGACCTGAATCATTATATCAACAACCTCTCAACTGCTTCGCCCAACAGGGAAAACTTTGCCGAAGAACAACCCGAAGTAGATACCAAGCTTTTCAGTAATGCGCTGTTGTTGCGTACACTCAGGGTACGAGAGTGTATGGTTCCCCGACCCGATATCACGGCTGTGGATGTGAACGAAGAAGTCGAATACCTCAAACAAACCTTTGTAGATAGTGGGCACTCCAAGGTCTTGGTTTATCAAGAATCCATCGATGACATCATCGGATATTGTCATTCTTCACAGCTTTTCAACCGCCCCCAACATATCCGAGAAATCCTGACACCTATTATTGTCGTTACGGAGTCTTCTCCGGCAGAGGTAGCTCTGCTCAAAATGATTTCGGCTAGCAAAAGTCTGGCTTTAGTAGTCGACGAATTTGGAGGTACAGCGGGCATTGTCAGTATTGAAGATATTGTAGAAGAGATTTTTGGGGAAATAGAAGATGAGTATGATAACGAAACCCTCGAAGAAGAACAAATCGATGAGCGTACTTTCATCTTTAATGCGCGCCTAGAAGTCGATTACCTCAATGAGCGCTATGCGCTTAACCTACCCGAAGGAGATTATGACACACTTAGTGGGCTTATCTTGTATCTACACGAAGATATTCCGGAGGCAGGTGTGGTCATCAACCACGAACACTTCCGCCTGACAATCCTAGCCCTCGAAGACAACGCCCGCATCAGTAGGGTAAAGCTGGAGTTGTTATCTGAAGCATAA
- the dnaK gene encoding molecular chaperone DnaK has protein sequence MGKIIGIDLGTTNSCVSVMEGNEPVVIPNSEGKRTTPSIVSFLDNGNGERKVGDPAKRQAITNPQNTIYSIKRFMGKTFQAVTNEVGRVPYKVESGSNNTPRVRIGDRQYTPQEISAMILQKMKQTAEDYLGTTITEAVITVPAYFNDAERQATKEAGEIAGLEVKRIINEPTAAALAYGLDKRDRDMKVAVFDLGGGTFDISILELGDGVFEVKSTNGDVHLGGDNFDERIIDWLAQEFINDEGIDLRKDPMALQRLKEAAEKAKIELSSSSSTDINLPYIMPVDGVPKHLVKQLSRAKFEQLCDDLIQRTLEPCRKALSDAGLTAKDIDEVILVGGSTRIPKIQDIVENFFGKKPSKGVNPDEVVAIGAAIQGGVLTGEVKDVLLLDVTPLSLGIETLGGVMTKLIESNTTIPTKKSEIFSTAADNQPSVDIHVLQGERPLAKDNRTIGRFSLTDIPPAPRGVPQVEVTFDIDANGILHVSARDKGTGKEQKIRIEASSGLSSEEIERMKREAQANAETDKRERERIEKINAADSLIFQTEKQLTEFGDKISEPNRNALNAALEDLRKAHQAQDVAGIDSAMAALNSAWQQASQEMYAQGGAQGDVGNGQPGGNSDDNVTDVDYEEVDNK, from the coding sequence ATGGGAAAAATAATCGGAATTGACTTAGGAACGACCAACTCTTGCGTCTCTGTGATGGAAGGCAACGAGCCTGTGGTTATCCCTAACAGCGAAGGCAAACGCACGACTCCTTCAATTGTATCATTTTTGGACAATGGTAATGGCGAGCGCAAAGTGGGTGATCCTGCCAAACGTCAGGCCATTACGAATCCCCAAAACACGATATACTCTATCAAGCGTTTTATGGGCAAAACTTTTCAGGCCGTCACCAACGAAGTCGGTCGTGTGCCCTATAAGGTAGAGAGTGGCTCCAACAACACTCCCCGTGTACGCATTGGCGACCGCCAATATACCCCCCAAGAAATCTCTGCGATGATTCTGCAAAAAATGAAGCAAACCGCAGAAGACTATCTTGGCACGACCATTACTGAGGCGGTCATCACCGTACCGGCCTACTTCAACGACGCTGAGCGCCAAGCCACCAAAGAAGCTGGTGAAATTGCCGGACTCGAAGTAAAGCGTATCATCAATGAGCCTACTGCCGCTGCGCTAGCCTATGGACTTGACAAGCGCGACCGCGATATGAAAGTGGCCGTTTTTGACCTTGGTGGTGGTACTTTTGATATTTCTATCCTCGAACTCGGCGACGGTGTATTTGAGGTAAAATCTACCAACGGGGATGTACACCTTGGCGGTGATAACTTCGACGAGCGCATCATTGATTGGTTGGCACAAGAGTTTATCAACGACGAAGGCATCGACCTACGCAAAGACCCTATGGCGCTACAACGCCTAAAAGAAGCTGCCGAGAAAGCCAAAATCGAACTTTCTAGCTCTTCTTCTACCGATATCAACCTGCCCTATATCATGCCCGTTGATGGCGTACCCAAGCACTTGGTGAAGCAGCTCTCACGCGCTAAGTTTGAGCAACTCTGCGATGACCTTATCCAGCGTACGCTAGAGCCTTGCCGCAAAGCGCTTTCAGATGCCGGATTGACAGCCAAAGACATTGACGAGGTCATCCTTGTAGGAGGCTCTACTCGTATCCCCAAAATCCAAGATATTGTTGAGAACTTCTTCGGCAAAAAGCCTTCTAAAGGTGTAAACCCTGACGAGGTAGTGGCCATCGGCGCAGCTATCCAAGGTGGTGTGCTTACTGGTGAAGTAAAAGACGTGCTCTTGCTCGATGTTACTCCGCTTTCGCTGGGTATTGAGACCTTGGGCGGTGTGATGACCAAGCTCATTGAGTCGAATACCACCATCCCGACCAAGAAGTCTGAGATTTTCTCGACAGCTGCCGACAATCAACCTTCGGTAGACATCCACGTGCTCCAAGGCGAGCGCCCCTTGGCCAAAGACAACCGCACCATCGGCCGCTTCAGCCTCACCGATATTCCGCCCGCCCCCCGTGGTGTACCACAAGTAGAGGTTACTTTTGACATCGATGCCAATGGTATCCTACACGTATCGGCCCGCGACAAAGGCACTGGAAAGGAGCAAAAAATCCGTATCGAAGCCTCTTCAGGCCTTTCTTCTGAAGAAATCGAGCGTATGAAGCGCGAGGCTCAGGCCAACGCCGAGACGGACAAACGAGAGCGCGAACGCATCGAGAAAATCAACGCTGCCGACTCACTCATCTTCCAGACAGAAAAGCAGCTCACCGAATTTGGCGACAAAATCTCTGAGCCTAACCGTAATGCCCTCAATGCCGCTCTCGAAGACCTGCGCAAGGCTCACCAAGCCCAAGACGTAGCCGGTATCGACAGCGCCATGGCAGCCCTCAATAGCGCTTGGCAACAGGCCTCTCAAGAAATGTATGCCCAAGGCGGCGCACAAGGGGATGTGGGCAACGGTCAGCCTGGTGGCAACTCCGACGACAACGTAACCGACGTAGACTACGAAGAGGTAGACAACAAGTAA
- a CDS encoding acyl-CoA dehydrogenase family protein: MESQVLDNRAELVAEIANSVRDFAEVHIRPNISDWDERQHFPLELFQAMGELGLMGMLVPTEYGGAGLNYQEYVTAIIGLAKVDGSIGLSMAAHNSLCTNHILMFGSEAQKQKYLPKLASGQWVGAWGLTEPNTGSDAGNMRTTAVLDGDHWVLNGAKNFITHGITGQVAVVVARTGEVGDSRGMTAFVVERGTPGFSGGKKENKLGMRASETAEMIFDNCRIPKENILGEVGEGFIQSLKILDGGRISIAALSVGIAKGAYEAALQYSKERHQFNQPISNFQAIAFKLADMATQIDAAQLLTDRAVELKEKGLSVNKESAMAKYFASETAVTVSTEAVQIFGGYGYVKDFPVEKFYRDSKLCTIGEGTSEIQKLVISRAILK, translated from the coding sequence ATGGAATCACAAGTTTTAGACAATCGCGCCGAGTTGGTTGCCGAAATAGCCAACAGCGTTAGAGATTTTGCCGAAGTACACATCCGCCCCAATATCAGTGACTGGGATGAGCGCCAACACTTCCCCCTTGAGCTTTTCCAAGCAATGGGTGAGCTAGGACTGATGGGAATGCTTGTTCCTACCGAATATGGTGGCGCAGGGCTAAACTACCAAGAGTACGTAACAGCTATCATTGGGCTAGCCAAGGTAGATGGGTCTATCGGCTTGTCAATGGCCGCGCACAATTCCCTTTGCACCAATCACATCCTGATGTTTGGCTCTGAGGCACAAAAGCAAAAGTATCTTCCAAAATTAGCCAGCGGCCAATGGGTAGGCGCTTGGGGTTTGACGGAGCCCAACACCGGCTCTGATGCCGGCAATATGCGTACAACAGCTGTGCTCGACGGCGACCACTGGGTGCTCAACGGTGCAAAAAACTTTATCACTCACGGCATCACCGGACAGGTGGCCGTAGTTGTTGCCCGTACCGGAGAAGTAGGCGACTCACGCGGGATGACAGCCTTTGTCGTGGAGCGCGGTACGCCTGGCTTTAGCGGTGGAAAGAAAGAAAACAAGCTCGGTATGCGGGCTTCCGAAACTGCCGAAATGATTTTTGACAACTGCCGTATCCCCAAAGAAAATATCTTGGGAGAAGTAGGCGAGGGCTTTATCCAATCGCTCAAAATTCTGGATGGAGGGCGTATTTCTATTGCAGCACTTTCGGTAGGGATTGCCAAAGGAGCCTACGAAGCGGCTTTGCAGTATTCCAAAGAGCGCCACCAGTTCAACCAACCTATCAGCAACTTCCAAGCAATTGCTTTCAAACTAGCGGATATGGCTACTCAAATCGATGCGGCTCAGCTCCTCACCGATCGCGCCGTAGAGCTGAAAGAAAAGGGGCTGAGTGTCAACAAAGAATCTGCGATGGCCAAATACTTTGCCTCCGAAACTGCCGTAACGGTCTCTACAGAAGCTGTGCAAATTTTTGGCGGCTATGGGTATGTAAAAGACTTTCCAGTGGAGAAGTTCTACCGCGATTCCAAGCTATGTACTATTGGTGAAGGCACTTCCGAAATTCAGAAATTGGTTATCTCCAGAGCTATTCTCAAATAA